One Solirubrobacter pauli DNA segment encodes these proteins:
- a CDS encoding Rho termination factor N-terminal domain-containing protein, whose amino-acid sequence MPTVLDRSALEQSPLADLHTLANELGVDGFRRLRKPDLVDAILARQGGEAVAAEPVAAATGADEDDSPKRSRRGRRGGRGRRRDEDENGAADSGRDRDREPVAEERSNGAAEDKLAEGTVELLANGSGFLRVLGTEASDDDIYISAAQVKRCELVSGDKISGPVRAARRSERFPSLVRVDTINGRPADEVAEGTRFEDLAVAWPDERIALGSDDATVTAIEWLTPFGKGSRVVIAGASRSGKTEALRRLAAALVDQEGLEVSVVLTGVRPEEAADWAVEPSAVLTFAASADAQAQAVEQAVETGRRVAARGGDAVLLIDGFEYLPSSAARRALAAARNLAGGGSLTIVATSPAPVGGETTLVALDRSLAALGTFPALSLADSGVLRAELLVGEAGVEAIRSATAGGEFVAPKPKPKAKPKPEPKAKAKPKAKAEAEPVVEAAAAVEAVAEPAPEAATPKRKPAAKRKPAATKTAAKKPAATKTAAKKPAAATKTAAKKPAAARKTAAAKKPAASTAKRKPAARKKPAAS is encoded by the coding sequence ATGCCGACTGTCCTGGACCGCTCCGCCTTGGAGCAAAGCCCGCTCGCCGACCTGCACACGCTCGCCAACGAGCTTGGGGTCGACGGCTTCCGCCGCCTTCGCAAGCCTGACCTCGTGGACGCGATCCTCGCCCGCCAGGGTGGGGAGGCCGTCGCCGCGGAGCCCGTGGCCGCCGCCACCGGTGCTGATGAGGACGACTCGCCCAAGCGTTCCCGCCGTGGCCGCCGCGGTGGCCGTGGCCGTCGCCGCGACGAAGACGAGAACGGCGCCGCCGACTCCGGCCGCGACCGCGACCGCGAGCCCGTCGCCGAGGAGCGCTCCAACGGCGCCGCCGAGGACAAGCTCGCCGAGGGCACCGTCGAGCTGCTCGCCAACGGCTCCGGCTTCCTGCGCGTGCTCGGCACCGAGGCGTCCGACGACGACATCTACATCTCGGCCGCCCAGGTCAAGCGCTGCGAGCTCGTCTCGGGCGACAAGATCAGCGGCCCGGTGCGCGCCGCGCGCCGCTCCGAGCGCTTCCCGTCGCTCGTCCGCGTCGACACCATCAACGGCCGCCCGGCCGACGAGGTCGCCGAGGGCACGCGCTTCGAGGACCTCGCCGTCGCGTGGCCGGACGAGCGGATCGCGCTCGGCTCCGACGACGCCACGGTCACCGCGATCGAGTGGCTGACCCCGTTCGGCAAGGGCTCGCGCGTCGTCATCGCCGGCGCGTCGCGCTCGGGCAAGACCGAGGCGCTGCGTCGCCTCGCGGCCGCGCTGGTGGATCAGGAGGGCCTCGAGGTCAGCGTCGTCCTCACGGGCGTGCGTCCGGAGGAGGCCGCGGACTGGGCCGTCGAGCCGAGCGCCGTGCTGACGTTCGCCGCCTCGGCGGACGCGCAGGCGCAGGCCGTCGAGCAGGCGGTCGAGACCGGCCGCCGCGTCGCCGCGCGTGGCGGGGACGCCGTGCTACTCATCGACGGCTTCGAGTACCTGCCGTCCAGCGCCGCCCGGCGCGCGCTCGCGGCCGCCCGCAACCTGGCCGGCGGCGGCTCGCTGACCATCGTCGCCACGTCGCCGGCGCCCGTCGGCGGTGAGACGACGCTCGTCGCGCTGGACCGCTCGCTGGCCGCGCTCGGCACGTTCCCGGCGCTGTCGCTCGCGGACTCGGGCGTGCTGCGCGCCGAGCTGCTCGTCGGCGAGGCGGGCGTGGAGGCGATCCGCTCCGCGACCGCCGGCGGCGAGTTCGTCGCCCCGAAGCCCAAGCCGAAGGCCAAGCCCAAGCCCGAGCCGAAGGCCAAGGCCAAGCCGAAGGCCAAGGCCGAGGCGGAGCCGGTGGTCGAGGCGGCCGCGGCCGTCGAGGCCGTCGCCGAGCCCGCGCCCGAGGCGGCGACGCCGAAGCGCAAGCCCGCCGCCAAGCGCAAGCCGGCCGCGACGAAGACCGCGGCCAAGAAGCCCGCCGCGACGAAGACGGCCGCCAAGAAGCCGGCCGCCGCGACGAAGACGGCGGCGAAGAAGCCCGCGGCCGCGCGCAAGACGGCCGCCGCGAAGAAGCCGGCCGCGTCGACGGCCAAGCGCAAGCCGGCGGCCCGCAAGAAGCCCGCCGCCTCCTAG
- a CDS encoding glycerol-3-phosphate dehydrogenase/oxidase produces the protein MLPRAEAVATLAREPFDVLVIGGGITGAGVALDAATRGYSVALVERGDYASGTSSRSSKLVHGGLRYLQNFDLGLVREALLERQINVNVAPYLTRPLRLIVPAFDGQRLDRVVGLGLNAYDVMSVDRIRRRRRRHDEADWSPARHRIISGEEVVERIPALAGRAPTSGYLFYDCQTDDSRLVLTVLAEADRFGVVAANRLEALALIDEGGRAAGARVRDKESGDELEIRAATVVNATGVWADRLRPAELYDEAEVPVIRPSRGTHIIVDADRLPMHGAGAIVPAGSGRTIFVLPWLGQTLIGTTDTDHGGDVVHVKPAEEDIAYLLDAVNGFFGTTLTPADLAGAYAGVRPLISTGDSGKSVDISRKAELYETSSGMITITGGKLTTWRRMAKQTVDRIVERDGNDARCITHELPLGMAVASSDLVAAPDWARDQLAGRYGHVAHDVLAVAPELAEAIVPGRPDLLAEVVYAARREQARTIGDVLLRRTRLALTAARSLTPPVLARVADVLGDELDWDERRRAREIEAFAEEAREEGILSAP, from the coding sequence GTGCTGCCCCGCGCCGAAGCCGTCGCCACGCTCGCTCGCGAGCCGTTCGACGTGCTGGTGATCGGCGGTGGGATCACGGGCGCGGGCGTGGCGCTGGACGCGGCCACACGCGGATACTCGGTCGCGCTCGTCGAGCGCGGCGACTACGCGTCCGGCACGTCCTCCCGGTCTTCGAAGCTCGTCCACGGCGGGTTGCGCTACCTGCAGAACTTCGACCTCGGGCTCGTCCGCGAGGCGCTGCTCGAGCGCCAGATCAACGTCAACGTCGCGCCGTACCTGACGCGCCCGCTGCGGCTGATCGTCCCGGCCTTCGACGGGCAGCGGCTGGACCGCGTGGTCGGGCTCGGGTTGAACGCGTACGACGTGATGTCGGTCGACCGGATCCGCCGGCGCCGGCGCCGGCACGACGAGGCCGACTGGAGCCCGGCGCGCCACCGGATCATCAGCGGCGAGGAGGTGGTCGAGCGGATCCCGGCGCTCGCCGGCCGCGCGCCCACCAGCGGGTATCTGTTCTACGACTGCCAGACCGACGATTCGCGTCTCGTCCTGACCGTGCTGGCCGAGGCCGACCGGTTCGGCGTGGTGGCCGCGAACCGGCTGGAAGCGCTCGCGCTGATCGACGAGGGCGGCCGCGCGGCCGGCGCGCGCGTGCGTGACAAGGAGTCCGGCGACGAGCTCGAGATCCGCGCCGCGACCGTCGTCAACGCCACCGGCGTGTGGGCCGACCGGCTGCGCCCGGCCGAGCTCTACGACGAGGCCGAGGTGCCGGTCATCCGGCCCAGCCGCGGCACCCACATCATCGTCGACGCGGACCGGCTGCCGATGCACGGCGCCGGCGCGATCGTCCCGGCGGGCTCCGGACGCACGATCTTCGTGCTGCCGTGGCTCGGCCAGACGCTGATCGGCACGACGGACACCGACCACGGCGGCGACGTCGTGCACGTCAAGCCGGCCGAGGAGGACATCGCGTACCTGCTCGACGCGGTCAACGGCTTCTTCGGCACGACCCTGACGCCCGCCGACCTCGCGGGCGCGTACGCGGGTGTGCGACCGCTGATCTCGACCGGCGACAGCGGCAAGTCGGTGGACATCTCGCGCAAGGCGGAGCTGTACGAGACCTCGAGCGGGATGATCACGATCACCGGCGGCAAGCTGACGACCTGGCGGCGGATGGCCAAGCAGACCGTGGACCGGATCGTCGAGCGCGACGGCAACGACGCGCGCTGCATCACGCACGAGCTGCCGCTCGGGATGGCGGTCGCGTCGTCGGACCTCGTCGCCGCCCCGGACTGGGCCCGTGACCAGCTGGCCGGCCGCTACGGGCACGTCGCGCACGACGTGCTCGCCGTCGCGCCGGAGCTGGCGGAGGCGATCGTCCCCGGCCGCCCGGACCTGCTGGCCGAGGTCGTGTACGCCGCCCGCCGCGAGCAGGCGCGGACGATCGGGGATGTGCTGCTGCGCCGGACGCGGCTCGCGCTGACCGCCGCCCGCTCGCTCACGCCGCCGGTCCTCGCACGCGTGGCGGACGTGCTCGGCGACGAGCTCGACTGGGACGAGCGACGCCGCGCGCGGGAGATCGAGGCGTTCGCGGAAGAGGCCCGCGAAGAAGGCATCCTGTCGGCACCGTAA
- the folP gene encoding dihydropteroate synthase translates to MILRAGTRRIELGARPLLMGILNATPDSFSEERGEEPLTARVERGRALIAAGADLLDIGGESARGDRPAVSVGEEIERVCGLIGALAGEALISVDTYKPEVAEAAIAAGASIVNDVSGLRDPRLAEVVAATGAGLVLMHTAVAPKGTLLDPATYADVVGEVVAFLTERMTVARAAGVADEQLVLDPGPDFAKTPAQTVAILRRLDAIAALGRPILLAASRKDFVGAITRKSPAERDPGTLAALAHGVEHGASILRVHDVAGARDFFNVRAVLRGERVLEPLEGLSPERYPDGVPPHLTLG, encoded by the coding sequence GTGATCCTGCGGGCGGGCACGCGGCGCATCGAGCTCGGCGCGCGCCCGCTCCTGATGGGCATCCTCAACGCGACGCCGGACTCGTTCTCGGAGGAGCGCGGGGAGGAGCCGCTGACGGCGCGCGTGGAGCGGGGGCGCGCGCTGATCGCGGCCGGGGCGGACCTGCTGGACATCGGCGGCGAGTCGGCGCGCGGCGACCGCCCGGCGGTGAGCGTCGGGGAGGAGATCGAGCGCGTCTGCGGGCTGATCGGCGCGCTGGCCGGCGAGGCGCTGATCTCCGTCGACACCTACAAGCCCGAGGTGGCGGAGGCGGCGATCGCGGCGGGCGCGTCGATCGTCAACGACGTGTCCGGGCTGCGCGACCCGCGGCTGGCCGAGGTGGTCGCCGCGACCGGCGCCGGGCTCGTGCTCATGCACACCGCGGTCGCTCCCAAGGGAACGCTGCTGGACCCGGCGACGTACGCGGACGTGGTGGGGGAGGTCGTCGCCTTCCTGACGGAGCGGATGACGGTCGCGCGCGCCGCGGGCGTGGCCGACGAGCAGCTCGTGCTCGACCCGGGGCCGGACTTCGCCAAGACGCCCGCGCAGACGGTCGCGATCCTGCGCCGGCTGGACGCGATCGCGGCGCTTGGGCGCCCGATCCTGCTCGCGGCCTCGCGCAAGGACTTCGTCGGCGCGATCACGCGGAAGTCGCCTGCGGAGCGGGATCCGGGGACCCTGGCGGCGCTCGCGCATGGCGTCGAGCACGGGGCGTCGATCCTGCGCGTGCACGACGTCGCGGGGGCGCGTGACTTCTTCAACGTGCGCGCCGTGTTGCGCGGCGAACGGGTGCTCGAGCCGCTCGAAGGCCTGTCGCCCGAGCGCTATCCGGACGGTGTGCCACCGCATTTGACGCTAGGCTGA
- a CDS encoding GGDEF domain-containing protein, translating to MPRRPAERPLVYSAAAMCVAAGAIGALEELLPEGPEFSPWPALTALALAAIAITVGQGLPRSAFLAFGFVGATVVGVAVGTTRGYSDAAIVYCWPVLWVASFYGTRATAAVVGWVGVVHGAALLALADGAASPDRWVDVVVTVIVAGVVVRVLAARNERLVAQLSTEARVDPLTQLHNRRGFDERLTAETARAMRDQSSLAAAAFDIDHFKRVNDEHGHEVGDRVLQWVAKTLAHATRGADVTARVGGEEFVVLLPGTGIRGAQELAERVRVAVERGGGPVPITISAGVAAQVPRDADHDLVESADRALYRAKHDGRNAVRVADSEPAAR from the coding sequence ATGCCGAGGCGCCCGGCTGAGCGGCCCCTCGTCTACAGCGCGGCGGCGATGTGCGTCGCCGCGGGGGCGATCGGCGCGCTCGAGGAGCTGCTCCCCGAGGGACCGGAGTTCTCGCCCTGGCCGGCGCTGACCGCGCTGGCGCTCGCGGCCATCGCGATCACGGTCGGCCAGGGGCTGCCGCGCAGCGCGTTCCTGGCGTTCGGGTTCGTGGGCGCGACCGTCGTCGGCGTGGCGGTCGGCACGACGCGCGGCTACTCGGACGCCGCGATCGTCTACTGCTGGCCCGTGCTGTGGGTGGCGTCCTTCTACGGCACGCGCGCGACGGCCGCGGTCGTCGGCTGGGTCGGCGTCGTGCACGGCGCCGCGTTGCTCGCCCTGGCTGACGGCGCCGCCAGCCCGGACCGCTGGGTCGACGTCGTGGTCACGGTGATCGTGGCGGGCGTCGTCGTGCGCGTGCTCGCGGCCCGCAACGAACGCCTCGTCGCCCAGCTCTCGACCGAAGCGCGCGTGGACCCGCTGACCCAGCTCCACAACCGCCGCGGCTTCGACGAGCGCCTCACCGCCGAGACCGCGCGGGCGATGCGCGACCAGTCGTCGCTGGCGGCCGCCGCCTTCGACATCGACCACTTCAAGCGCGTCAACGACGAGCACGGCCACGAGGTCGGCGACCGCGTCCTCCAGTGGGTCGCCAAGACCCTCGCGCACGCGACCCGCGGCGCCGACGTCACCGCCCGCGTCGGCGGCGAGGAGTTCGTCGTGCTGCTGCCCGGCACCGGCATCCGGGGCGCCCAGGAGCTCGCCGAGCGCGTGCGCGTGGCGGTCGAACGGGGCGGCGGCCCCGTGCCGATCACCATCTCCGCGGGCGTGGCGGCGCAGGTCCCGCGCGACGCGGACCACGACTTGGTCGAGTCGGCGGATCGCGCCCTGTACCGCGCCAAGCACGACGGCCGCAACGCGGTCCGCGTGGCCGATTCGGAGCCGGCCGCGCGCTAG
- a CDS encoding response regulator transcription factor translates to MEPATLLLLEDDPVIRLFLADNLTADGYDVLVAETVEDAGRTLERSRPDLAVFDVQLPDGSGLDLLRRVRASDGVASRLDPTLPILLLSGAGEELDRVRGLERGADDYVVKPFAYPELRLRIDAVLRRARTRVQLGTLRVGSLEIDPAGRAATVRGVRVELAAKEFALLRTLASAPTRVFTKDELLRDVWGFRAAGSTRTLDSHACRLRQKLRADGDEFVVNVWGVGYRLVDGPPASGFPVRSP, encoded by the coding sequence ATGGAACCCGCCACGCTCCTGCTGCTCGAGGACGACCCGGTGATCCGGCTCTTCCTCGCCGACAACCTCACCGCCGACGGCTACGACGTGCTCGTCGCCGAGACCGTCGAAGACGCCGGGCGCACGCTCGAGCGCTCCCGCCCGGACCTCGCCGTCTTCGACGTGCAGCTCCCGGACGGCTCCGGCCTGGACCTGCTGCGGCGCGTGCGCGCCTCGGACGGCGTCGCCTCGCGGCTGGACCCGACGCTGCCGATCCTCCTGCTCTCGGGAGCGGGGGAGGAGCTGGACCGCGTCCGTGGGCTCGAGCGCGGCGCCGACGACTACGTGGTCAAGCCCTTCGCCTACCCGGAGCTGCGGCTGCGGATCGACGCCGTGCTGCGGCGGGCACGGACGCGCGTGCAGCTCGGGACGCTGCGGGTCGGGTCGCTGGAGATCGACCCGGCGGGGCGCGCGGCGACCGTCCGCGGCGTCCGGGTGGAGCTGGCCGCGAAGGAGTTCGCGCTGCTGCGGACGCTCGCCTCGGCGCCGACGCGGGTCTTCACCAAGGACGAGCTGCTGCGTGACGTCTGGGGGTTCCGGGCGGCGGGATCGACCCGCACGCTGGACTCGCACGCGTGCCGGCTGCGGCAGAAGCTGCGCGCCGACGGGGACGAGTTCGTGGTCAACGTGTGGGGCGTCGGCTACCGGCTGGTGGACGGACCGCCGGCCTCAGGATTCCCTGTTCGGTCTCCTTGA
- a CDS encoding putative bifunctional diguanylate cyclase/phosphodiesterase — MSALRDVGLLDGDPDPTLERLARLAGELLGVPISLVTLIAADRQHIPGASGLEPPLDVERETPLSHSCCRHVVERQAPLVVDDTRESALLAGNAGVRDYGVMAYAGVPLTLAGGETLGAFCAIDKVPHRWDDREVRLLEDLAALAVDVLELRRSGVRDLRDPLTGLAGRGLFGELVARSIARAARGGRACAVLAVGLDGFRLVNDALGHEAGDALLRSVAERLAAGLRSGDAACRLAGDEFLILCDALDDEAEAEMICDRLKAELAGVPHLVDEHAVPVSATVGVAAASSVVSADDLIDAAVDALAHRKRGAAPRSGRADPERRARATRRLRLQQALHGVAERDELVVVYQPLVDLRGGGLKGFEALLRWTHPELGAVRPDEFIPVAERTGAIVAMGEWVLERAAEDLAAWRKGAEVTVSVNVAPIQLRNATFAERVGAILTAHGVPPGALTLEITERVLLDDRPAYTRSMTALRELGVQIALDDFGTGYSALSYLSRFPLDVLKIDRGFVAGLESDARARALLEAITGMAAALGLRTVGEGIETACQLAQLAESGCDVGQGYHLARPLPVDELVPLLDRVWETGGPDAEAPG; from the coding sequence TTGAGCGCACTGCGGGACGTGGGGCTGCTCGACGGCGACCCCGATCCCACCCTGGAGCGGCTCGCGCGGTTGGCGGGGGAGCTGCTGGGCGTGCCGATCTCGCTCGTGACGCTGATCGCTGCCGACCGCCAGCACATCCCGGGCGCGAGCGGGCTGGAGCCGCCGTTGGACGTCGAGCGCGAGACGCCGCTGTCGCACTCGTGCTGCCGGCACGTGGTCGAGCGGCAGGCGCCGCTCGTGGTCGACGACACGCGCGAGTCGGCCCTGCTGGCGGGGAACGCCGGCGTACGGGACTATGGGGTGATGGCCTACGCGGGCGTGCCGCTGACGTTGGCGGGCGGGGAGACGCTCGGGGCGTTCTGCGCGATCGACAAGGTGCCGCACCGCTGGGACGACCGCGAGGTGCGGCTGCTCGAGGACTTGGCCGCGCTCGCCGTCGACGTGCTGGAGCTGCGGCGCTCCGGTGTGCGTGACCTGCGCGACCCGCTGACCGGGCTGGCGGGCCGCGGGCTGTTCGGCGAGCTCGTCGCGCGGTCGATCGCGCGGGCCGCGCGCGGCGGCCGGGCGTGCGCGGTGCTGGCGGTCGGGCTCGACGGGTTCCGGCTCGTCAACGACGCGCTCGGGCACGAGGCGGGGGACGCGCTGCTGCGGTCGGTCGCCGAGCGGCTCGCCGCGGGGCTGCGCAGCGGCGACGCCGCCTGCCGGCTCGCGGGCGACGAGTTCCTGATCCTGTGCGACGCGCTCGACGACGAGGCCGAGGCGGAGATGATCTGCGACCGGCTCAAGGCCGAGCTGGCCGGTGTGCCGCACCTGGTCGACGAGCATGCGGTGCCGGTGTCCGCGACCGTCGGCGTCGCCGCCGCGAGCAGCGTCGTGTCGGCGGACGACCTGATCGACGCGGCGGTCGACGCGCTCGCCCATCGCAAGCGCGGCGCCGCGCCGCGGTCGGGCCGTGCCGACCCGGAGCGACGTGCCCGCGCGACGCGCCGGCTGCGGCTTCAGCAGGCGTTGCACGGCGTGGCCGAGCGCGACGAGCTGGTGGTGGTCTACCAGCCGCTGGTCGACCTGCGCGGTGGCGGGCTGAAGGGCTTCGAGGCGCTGCTGCGGTGGACGCATCCCGAGCTGGGTGCGGTTCGGCCGGACGAGTTCATCCCGGTCGCCGAGCGCACCGGCGCGATCGTCGCCATGGGCGAGTGGGTGCTCGAGCGGGCGGCGGAGGACCTGGCGGCCTGGCGCAAGGGCGCGGAGGTGACGGTGTCGGTCAACGTCGCGCCGATCCAGCTGCGCAACGCGACGTTCGCGGAGCGGGTCGGCGCGATCCTCACGGCCCATGGGGTCCCGCCGGGCGCGCTGACGCTGGAGATCACCGAGCGCGTGCTGCTCGACGACCGGCCGGCGTACACGCGCTCGATGACGGCGTTGCGCGAGCTCGGCGTGCAGATCGCGCTCGACGACTTCGGCACCGGCTACTCGGCGCTCAGCTACCTGTCGCGCTTCCCGCTGGACGTGCTGAAGATCGACCGCGGCTTCGTGGCGGGGCTGGAGTCGGACGCGCGCGCCCGCGCGCTGCTGGAGGCGATCACCGGCATGGCGGCGGCGCTCGGGCTGCGGACGGTCGGGGAAGGCATCGAGACGGCGTGCCAGCTCGCGCAGCTCGCGGAGAGCGGGTGCGACGTCGGCCAGGGCTACCACCTCGCCCGTCCGCTGCCGGTGGACGAGCTGGTGCCGCTGCTCGATCGTGTGTGGGAGACCGGGGGACCCGATGCCGAGGCGCCCGGCTGA